The following coding sequences lie in one Halorhabdus rudnickae genomic window:
- a CDS encoding MBL fold metallo-hydrolase, which produces MNVRFLGGVREIGRSGVLIDGDLLIDFGMKTATPPQFPLDADPEAVVVSHGHLDHVGMIPALLSGDRRPSIHWTPPTRELALTLARDTLKLHGGTYDCPFTEQEVKRVTQVSETHGYRETFEAAGYAVTFFDAGHIPGSAHILVEDSESRSASGNRTQSDDGGTRLLYTGDFHTDDQRLVAGTTARPEADVVITESTYSDVTHEARAAIEERFAESVRTTLWEGGTVVIPAFAIGRTQEAMLICDAYDIPCYVDGMGTHVTELIRRHPEFVRDPEALRRAKSHARFVDGRDGQRERIAAQNTAIITTSGMLSGGPAMTYVPEIRDRPVNKIAMTGYQVEGTPGRELLETGRAEIDGQVMPVAAQVEQYDFSAHADRDGLLAFLDQYRNSQVLVVHGDRCEAFAGELSEDGFDAAAPERGDTIEL; this is translated from the coding sequence ATGAACGTCCGGTTTCTCGGTGGCGTCCGCGAGATCGGCCGCAGCGGGGTGTTGATCGACGGCGACCTGCTGATCGACTTCGGTATGAAGACGGCCACGCCCCCGCAGTTTCCGCTGGATGCCGACCCCGAGGCTGTCGTCGTGAGCCACGGGCACCTCGACCACGTCGGGATGATCCCCGCCCTGTTGTCGGGGGATCGCCGGCCATCGATTCACTGGACGCCGCCGACACGGGAGCTCGCACTGACGCTGGCGCGGGACACACTGAAGCTCCACGGGGGCACCTACGACTGCCCCTTTACCGAACAGGAGGTCAAACGCGTCACACAGGTCTCGGAAACCCACGGCTACCGCGAGACGTTCGAGGCGGCGGGCTACGCGGTCACCTTCTTCGACGCCGGCCACATTCCCGGCAGTGCCCACATTCTGGTCGAAGATAGCGAGTCCCGAAGCGCCTCCGGAAATCGGACGCAGTCCGATGATGGGGGGACGCGACTACTGTATACGGGGGACTTTCATACGGACGATCAGCGATTGGTCGCCGGAACGACTGCCCGCCCCGAAGCCGACGTGGTGATCACCGAAAGCACCTACTCGGACGTGACCCACGAAGCCCGGGCGGCGATCGAGGAACGCTTCGCCGAGAGCGTCAGGACGACGCTGTGGGAGGGCGGGACGGTCGTCATCCCGGCGTTCGCGATCGGGCGCACCCAGGAAGCGATGCTAATCTGTGACGCGTACGACATACCCTGTTACGTCGACGGAATGGGCACGCACGTGACTGAACTGATCCGTCGTCACCCGGAGTTCGTCCGCGATCCCGAAGCGCTGCGCCGGGCGAAATCTCACGCCCGGTTCGTGGATGGTCGCGACGGCCAGCGCGAGCGCATTGCGGCCCAAAACACGGCGATCATCACCACTTCGGGAATGCTCTCGGGTGGCCCGGCGATGACCTACGTTCCCGAGATTCGCGATCGGCCGGTGAACAAGATCGCGATGACCGGCTATCAGGTCGAAGGGACCCCGGGCCGGGAGTTACTGGAGACCGGCCGCGCCGAGATCGACGGCCAGGTCATGCCTGTTGCGGCCCAGGTCGAACAGTACGACTTCTCGGCCCACGCCGACCGCGACGGCCTGCTCGCCTTCCTCGATCAGTACCGTAACTCGCAGGTTCTCGTCGTCCACGGCGACCGCTGTGAGGCTTTCGCCGGAGAACTGTCCGAAGACGGGTTCGACGCCGCGGCCCCGGAACGCGGGGACACGATCGAGCTGTGA
- the nagA gene encoding N-acetylglucosamine-6-phosphate deacetylase, translated as MTDSETVTVGRVLTPRTTFEDAVIAIEDGHIASIDERADDDAGGSLSVPDGIAVPGFVDTHVHGYAGHSVEGDADALVGMAEGVVETGVTTLFPTTTSEGRSPLVAAAEATVTAGERDHDGAAIAGLHLEGPYLNPDQRGAQDPNALRDPDLGELQEIAAAADGRLARITLAPELSGATEAVQWARERGLVVSAGHTAADYETASRSFDAGVSIATHLYNGMAGFHHREPGVLGTALTREDVTAELIADLIHLHPAAIELALATKGPEGCMLVTDAIAATGLPDGEYSLSELDVVVEDGVSRLPDGTLAGSTLTMDDAVRNLVESVGVGLPTAVQMASAVPARAMGLRDRGRLAPGLRGDVTILDSDLQVQATLVGGEIVYEREGV; from the coding sequence ATGACTGACAGCGAGACGGTCACCGTGGGTCGCGTGCTGACGCCACGCACTACCTTCGAGGACGCCGTCATCGCCATCGAGGACGGACACATTGCGTCGATCGACGAGCGCGCGGACGACGATGCCGGGGGGTCGCTTTCCGTCCCTGACGGGATCGCAGTTCCGGGGTTCGTCGACACACACGTCCATGGCTACGCCGGACACTCGGTCGAGGGCGACGCCGACGCACTGGTTGGGATGGCCGAAGGCGTCGTCGAGACGGGCGTTACTACGCTGTTCCCGACGACGACCTCGGAAGGGCGCTCACCCCTCGTCGCGGCGGCCGAAGCGACTGTGACCGCTGGCGAACGCGACCACGACGGCGCCGCGATCGCCGGGCTCCACCTCGAAGGACCGTATCTCAATCCGGACCAGCGGGGTGCTCAAGACCCCAACGCCCTCCGTGACCCGGATCTGGGAGAACTGCAAGAGATCGCGGCCGCCGCCGACGGACGGCTCGCACGGATCACGCTCGCTCCCGAATTGTCCGGCGCCACGGAGGCCGTTCAGTGGGCTCGCGAACGTGGGCTCGTCGTCTCGGCCGGCCACACTGCGGCTGACTACGAGACGGCGTCCCGGAGCTTCGACGCGGGCGTCTCGATCGCGACGCACCTCTACAACGGGATGGCGGGGTTCCACCATCGCGAACCGGGAGTTCTGGGGACAGCGCTCACCCGCGAGGATGTCACGGCCGAACTCATCGCGGATCTGATCCACCTCCACCCCGCCGCGATCGAACTCGCGCTGGCCACAAAGGGTCCGGAGGGATGCATGCTCGTCACCGATGCGATCGCCGCGACGGGGCTCCCGGACGGCGAGTACAGCCTCAGTGAACTGGACGTGGTCGTCGAGGACGGCGTCAGCCGCCTCCCGGACGGGACGCTCGCCGGTAGTACGCTCACGATGGACGACGCCGTCCGGAACCTCGTCGAGTCCGTCGGTGTGGGCCTCCCCACGGCAGTTCAGATGGCGAGTGCGGTCCCCGCCCGGGCGATGGGACTACGCGATCGGGGCCGACTGGCCCCTGGGCTGCGTGGAGACGTGACGATCCTCGATTCGGACCTGCAGGTCCAGGCGACGCTGGTCGGCGGAGAGATCGTCTACGAACGCGAGGGAGTGTGA
- a CDS encoding transcription initiation factor IIB, which translates to MSKTNSVRTVTEQRTGDRRSDERTDGQTVDTCPECDGAVVTDEERGERVCQSCGVVLEEDAIDHGPEWRAFTPSETESRSRVGAPTTKLLHDEGLSTSIGWSNTDASGRTLSASQREKMGRLRVWDERFRARDSRDRNLKQALGEVDRMASALGLPEDVRETAGVIYRRALKEDLLPGRSIEGMATASLYAAARQAGNPRSLDEFEPVSRVRRQKFARAYRYLARQLELGIAPADPAEYLPRFVSELEATERLQRRARELLETAKDAGIHSGKNPTGLAAGAIYAAGLLTEDRITQGEVAKVADVSEVTIRDRYSELLEQLERGSIDARTERGAV; encoded by the coding sequence ATGTCAAAGACGAATTCGGTACGGACCGTGACCGAGCAACGAACGGGCGACCGACGCAGTGACGAGCGCACGGACGGACAGACGGTCGACACCTGTCCGGAGTGCGATGGAGCCGTCGTTACCGACGAGGAGCGCGGCGAACGGGTCTGTCAGTCCTGTGGCGTCGTTCTGGAGGAAGACGCGATCGATCACGGGCCGGAGTGGCGTGCGTTCACGCCGAGCGAGACAGAATCGCGAAGCCGCGTGGGTGCGCCGACGACGAAGCTCCTCCATGACGAAGGATTGTCGACCTCGATCGGCTGGTCGAACACGGACGCCAGTGGGCGGACGCTCTCGGCCAGTCAGCGCGAGAAGATGGGGCGTCTGCGAGTCTGGGACGAGCGGTTTCGTGCCCGCGACTCCCGGGACCGTAACCTCAAACAGGCTCTCGGCGAGGTCGACCGTATGGCGAGCGCGCTGGGGCTTCCCGAGGACGTTCGCGAGACCGCCGGCGTGATCTATCGACGGGCTCTGAAGGAGGACCTGTTGCCGGGACGCTCGATCGAGGGGATGGCGACGGCATCGCTATACGCCGCCGCCCGCCAGGCCGGCAACCCCCGTAGCCTCGATGAGTTCGAACCCGTCAGTCGTGTCCGCCGCCAGAAGTTCGCCCGCGCTTATCGCTATCTCGCCCGCCAGCTCGAACTCGGGATCGCGCCGGCCGATCCCGCGGAGTACCTCCCGCGGTTCGTCTCCGAACTGGAGGCGACCGAGCGGCTGCAACGACGGGCCCGCGAACTCCTCGAGACCGCGAAAGACGCCGGCATCCACAGCGGCAAGAACCCGACCGGGCTGGCAGCGGGCGCGATCTACGCCGCGGGGTTGCTCACCGAAGACCGGATCACTCAGGGTGAAGTCGCCAAGGTAGCCGACGTCAGCGAGGTCACCATCCGCGATCGCTACTCGGAACTCCTCGAACAACTGGAGCGGGGTAGCATCGACGCGCGGACCGAACGCGGTGCCGTCTGA